A region from the Arcanobacterium buesumense genome encodes:
- a CDS encoding alpha/beta hydrolase, with amino-acid sequence MKKRSIVAFGSIFLLLLSSCSGTVGVKAGRPASGGANKTEMSAIDAQAIEAAMPAIPAGLEDFYNQEVAWEKCGAHLECARISVPLDYEDPAGEKIELALQRRPANATKIGSLLANPGGPGGGGQEMAQSAAQFFSSRILDNFDVIGFDPRGVGDSTPVDCLADDQLDDYISAVYPDTPAGKAESYAAEANFAQQCVEKSGDLVKYVGTQEAAQDMDVIRHLVGDPKLYYVGFSYGTKLGGMYAELFPHNVGRLILDGAVDSDVPDYEQNKAQLKGFEQATDNYLDHCLSQPACPFTGTREQAREQIRDMFDQARKAPLPTADKNRPLTQSGLLYGFITPLYDDASWPILSQAIAEYLNDGTASTFQLMFDAYTGRTPSGSYSNNSMEAHNVINCADTVVDGDVQQWAQLSSELAKESPLFGDMMGYSQGTCMALPKPAHPIIQRFTASGSDPIVVVGTVGDPATPYEWAVAFEKAFDNAVLVTWEGEGHTAYGRPSGPCIKDSLDAYLLNGTVPEDGLRCPAQ; translated from the coding sequence ATGAAAAAACGCAGTATTGTAGCTTTTGGTAGTATCTTCCTTTTATTGCTTTCGAGCTGTTCGGGAACAGTGGGAGTGAAGGCTGGCCGGCCGGCATCGGGTGGAGCAAATAAAACTGAGATGTCAGCTATTGATGCGCAGGCGATTGAAGCTGCAATGCCAGCGATACCAGCTGGGCTAGAAGATTTTTATAACCAAGAAGTTGCTTGGGAAAAATGTGGCGCTCATCTTGAATGCGCTCGCATCAGTGTGCCGTTGGACTATGAAGATCCAGCTGGGGAAAAAATTGAATTAGCCCTTCAGCGGCGCCCTGCTAATGCAACGAAAATCGGCTCCTTGTTGGCTAATCCTGGTGGGCCTGGCGGCGGTGGCCAAGAAATGGCACAAAGTGCCGCACAGTTCTTTTCTTCCCGAATTTTAGATAATTTTGATGTTATCGGATTCGATCCGCGCGGAGTTGGGGATTCTACGCCGGTTGATTGTTTAGCTGATGATCAGCTTGATGATTATATTTCTGCAGTCTACCCAGATACGCCTGCCGGTAAAGCAGAGTCTTATGCGGCTGAGGCTAATTTTGCTCAGCAATGTGTGGAAAAGTCAGGTGACTTGGTGAAATATGTGGGCACCCAAGAAGCTGCTCAGGATATGGATGTTATCCGCCATCTGGTGGGAGATCCTAAACTTTACTACGTAGGTTTTTCATATGGCACCAAACTTGGCGGCATGTATGCTGAACTTTTTCCGCATAATGTTGGCCGGCTGATTCTTGATGGTGCAGTAGATTCCGATGTGCCAGATTATGAGCAAAACAAAGCTCAACTTAAAGGATTTGAACAAGCCACGGATAACTATCTGGATCATTGCTTATCCCAGCCGGCATGTCCTTTTACTGGTACCCGAGAGCAAGCTCGAGAGCAGATCCGAGATATGTTTGACCAAGCGCGGAAAGCTCCGTTACCCACAGCTGATAAAAATCGACCACTGACACAGTCTGGTTTACTTTATGGTTTTATCACGCCGCTTTATGACGATGCGTCATGGCCTATCCTGTCTCAAGCTATTGCTGAATATCTGAACGATGGTACAGCTAGCACTTTCCAGCTTATGTTTGATGCATATACCGGACGTACTCCTAGCGGATCGTATTCAAATAATTCCATGGAAGCCCACAATGTTATTAATTGTGCCGATACTGTGGTTGATGGTGATGTTCAGCAGTGGGCACAGCTCAGTAGTGAATTAGCAAAAGAATCGCCGCTCTTTGGAGATATGATGGGCTATTCCCAAGGGACGTGCATGGCTCTTCCGAAACCAGCTCATCCAATTATTCAACGGTTCACTGCATCTGGTTCGGATCCGATTGTTGTTGTGGGAACTGTGGGCGATCCGGCAACTCCATACGAATGGGCAGTTGCCTTTGAAAAGGCGTTCGATAATGCTGTGCTTGTGACTTGGGAAGGCGAAGGCCATACGGCGTACGGCCGCCCATCTGGTCCATGCATTAAGGATTCTCTTGATGCGTACTTGCTAAATGGAACCGTGCCAGAAGACGGTCTACGCTGCCCGGCGCAGTAG
- the tmk gene encoding dTMP kinase: MTGLFISFEGGDGAGKSTQVQLLASWLTESGYTVVVTREPGGTELGAQIRHLLLHGGDVSARAEALLYAADRAQNMDTKIAPALNRGEIVITDRYLDSSVAYQGAARALGKDEVRDLSLWAVQGRMPDMTFLLDVPVETGKARVGTEQDRLEAAGVEFHQQVRREFLALAEDRPDRWHVIDGTQSIDAIAQRIQESVSQALKNGELVNERHTTLSDHSSNM, encoded by the coding sequence ATGACTGGCTTGTTCATATCATTTGAAGGTGGGGATGGGGCTGGTAAATCAACTCAGGTCCAGTTGTTGGCGAGTTGGTTAACTGAGTCGGGCTACACCGTCGTCGTCACCCGTGAACCTGGTGGTACTGAATTAGGGGCACAGATTCGGCACTTGCTGTTGCATGGCGGAGACGTCAGTGCACGCGCGGAAGCTTTGTTGTATGCCGCTGATCGGGCGCAAAATATGGATACCAAAATCGCGCCGGCGCTTAACCGTGGCGAGATCGTTATCACTGATCGGTATTTAGATTCCTCAGTGGCTTACCAAGGTGCGGCACGGGCATTAGGTAAAGATGAGGTGCGTGATCTATCCCTTTGGGCAGTTCAAGGCCGTATGCCGGATATGACATTCTTACTTGATGTACCGGTAGAAACTGGCAAGGCACGTGTTGGAACCGAACAAGATCGGCTAGAAGCTGCTGGTGTGGAGTTCCATCAGCAGGTGCGCCGGGAGTTTTTGGCGTTGGCTGAAGATCGCCCTGATCGTTGGCATGTTATTGACGGTACGCAAAGTATTGATGCGATAGCTCAACGTATTCAAGAATCCGTTTCGCAGGCGCTTAAAAATGGTGAACTGGTGAACGAACGCCACACAACTTTGTCGGACCACTCTAGTAACATGTAA
- a CDS encoding DNA polymerase III subunit delta', giving the protein MSIFDGLVGQEAAVRELQRAADAARFSHARISNTQGEQVASQAMSQAWLFTGPPGSGRSLAALSLAGALLCTGPVAGCGQCAQCRSVLERNHPDVTLVSTDQVTISAEDVREYVARSYVAPTSGAWRIIIIEDADRMLTRTTNVLLKAIEEPGARTVWMLCTAATADVLPTIRSRCRNINLVTPQASQVADLLIKRDGVDAKVAHIAARAAQSHIGVARALATDPQASAIRRNTLNVLAKIDGVGDAALGAHLLADTIAMRGAGLSKKDVLDEDSKVREEERMAALGLDAGAKVPASVRSQIKESAEAARRRQTRQERDILDREMVYMLAFYRDVLVQQMGAKVELINVDYEQAINRIACTTTTQTTLARLDRIAQGRARLKANVPAQLVMESILVGLR; this is encoded by the coding sequence ATGAGTATTTTTGATGGTTTAGTTGGGCAGGAAGCTGCTGTGCGTGAACTGCAGCGGGCGGCAGATGCTGCGCGTTTTTCCCATGCCCGAATATCGAATACTCAAGGGGAACAGGTTGCTAGCCAAGCGATGAGTCAAGCGTGGCTGTTTACTGGTCCGCCTGGTTCCGGCCGATCGTTGGCTGCATTGAGTTTAGCGGGGGCATTATTGTGCACTGGCCCGGTAGCTGGATGTGGTCAGTGCGCACAATGCCGATCGGTGTTGGAGCGCAATCATCCTGATGTGACATTAGTGTCTACCGATCAGGTAACAATTAGCGCTGAAGATGTACGTGAGTATGTGGCTCGATCTTATGTTGCGCCTACAAGTGGCGCGTGGCGCATCATTATTATTGAAGACGCTGATCGGATGTTGACGCGCACAACTAACGTGTTATTGAAAGCGATTGAAGAGCCTGGTGCGCGCACTGTGTGGATGTTGTGTACAGCTGCTACAGCCGATGTGTTACCAACAATCCGGTCGCGGTGCCGAAATATTAATCTGGTAACTCCGCAGGCGTCTCAGGTTGCGGATTTGTTGATCAAACGTGACGGGGTGGATGCGAAGGTGGCTCATATTGCCGCACGTGCGGCTCAGTCACATATTGGTGTTGCTCGGGCCTTAGCTACTGATCCCCAAGCGAGCGCTATTCGTAGGAATACTTTGAATGTGTTGGCGAAAATAGATGGAGTAGGGGATGCGGCATTAGGGGCTCATTTACTTGCTGATACCATTGCTATGCGGGGCGCAGGCTTAAGTAAAAAAGATGTGCTTGACGAAGATAGTAAAGTTCGTGAAGAAGAACGCATGGCTGCGTTGGGTTTAGACGCCGGAGCAAAAGTTCCCGCATCGGTGCGTAGTCAAATCAAAGAAAGTGCTGAGGCGGCTCGTCGTCGTCAAACCCGCCAAGAACGCGATATTCTCGATCGGGAAATGGTTTATATGTTGGCCTTTTATCGTGATGTTCTGGTTCAACAAATGGGTGCTAAAGTTGAACTCATTAATGTTGATTACGAGCAAGCTATTAATCGAATAGCTTGTACCACAACAACCCAGACGACGTTAGCTCGCCTTGACCGAATAGCTCAGGGCAGAGCACGGTTAAAAGCAAATGTTCCAGCACAATTAGTGATGGAAAGTATTTTAGTTGGGCTTCGGTAA